The following are encoded in a window of Prochlorococcus marinus str. MIT 1013 genomic DNA:
- a CDS encoding potassium channel family protein, translated as MSDWWQWSPIKANQKLGFAVVGIGRFGSAVCRELLRNGADVLAVDSSEKAIEELRQLEPTIEARVVDSTDEESMKEAGVLEMGTVVVGISEPIEASITTTLIAKDTEGSLVKQVIARATSDLHEKMLKRVGADRVVFPSRMQGERLGLELVRPNLIERLELDDKTGIDEIKVPEVFVGRSLRDLNLRKNYFVNVLAAGPAQLLTVNPPAKYILEKDHVLVVMGSMEDLQKLPQT; from the coding sequence ATGAGTGATTGGTGGCAATGGTCTCCCATAAAAGCAAATCAGAAACTAGGTTTTGCTGTGGTAGGAATTGGTCGTTTTGGAAGCGCGGTCTGTAGAGAACTATTGAGAAATGGAGCTGATGTTTTAGCTGTTGATTCATCAGAAAAGGCCATAGAGGAATTACGTCAACTCGAGCCAACAATTGAAGCAAGGGTGGTTGATTCAACTGATGAAGAGTCTATGAAAGAGGCAGGTGTTCTTGAGATGGGGACTGTTGTAGTAGGTATTAGTGAGCCAATTGAGGCAAGTATTACGACAACTCTGATTGCTAAAGATACAGAGGGAAGTTTAGTGAAGCAGGTTATTGCTAGAGCAACAAGTGATCTGCATGAAAAAATGCTAAAAAGGGTTGGTGCTGATCGGGTTGTTTTCCCTTCAAGAATGCAAGGAGAAAGATTGGGTTTGGAATTGGTCAGACCTAATTTAATTGAAAGACTAGAACTCGATGATAAAACTGGTATTGATGAGATTAAAGTGCCTGAGGTATTTGTAGGCCGTTCTTTAAGAGACTTGAACCTTAGAAAAAATTATTTTGTCAACGTTTTAGCAGCTGGTCCAGCTCAATTACTAACGGTCAACCCTCCAGCGAAATATATTTTAGAAAAAGACCATGTTCTTGTAGTTATGGGTTCAATGGAAGATCTTCAAAAGCTACCTCAAACTTAA
- a CDS encoding NAD(P)/FAD-dependent oxidoreductase, producing MDLNNLKSDPIVVVGGGFGGLSTVHALLARSDETPIILIDHSPRFLFKPLLYELLSGELELWEVAPKYSALASELGFVFLQENVIEVDEFERKLITSSETEVKYSQLVISTGVTTDYSLVEGLNEHAYGFSNLNDLQKIKELITSINNSSNFTNPLVIAGAGPTGVELACKLSDLVKNRVEIYLVDKGNKILSKSKSFNREKAINAIAERNIKIYLEHYIEAINENIIECSTVHAERNNSLKINYSGLIWTAGLRPSRLNLIDNLLDENKKIKVNEFLQINEYHNIFFVGDIAFCENYPFPSSAQVAMQQGYLTAQNIISLRKGNKLKSFQYEDLGEMLSLGISNASITGYGITLAGPLAFEIRRLAYLVRMPGFSLSLKSAGSWLFSKK from the coding sequence ATGGACTTGAACAATTTGAAATCTGATCCAATTGTTGTTGTTGGTGGCGGCTTTGGAGGCCTCTCTACTGTCCATGCATTATTAGCTCGATCAGATGAAACACCAATCATTTTGATTGATCACAGCCCAAGATTTCTATTTAAGCCATTGCTTTATGAATTATTAAGTGGTGAGCTTGAATTATGGGAGGTTGCACCTAAATATTCTGCTTTAGCTTCAGAATTAGGATTTGTTTTTTTACAGGAGAATGTTATTGAGGTTGATGAATTCGAAAGAAAGTTAATTACTTCATCTGAGACTGAAGTGAAATACTCTCAACTTGTAATAAGTACAGGTGTAACAACTGATTATTCTCTTGTCGAAGGTTTGAATGAACATGCGTATGGTTTTTCTAATTTAAATGACCTCCAAAAAATCAAAGAGTTAATAACTTCAATCAATAATTCCTCTAATTTCACAAATCCATTGGTGATCGCTGGAGCAGGACCAACTGGTGTTGAACTTGCATGTAAATTATCTGATTTAGTTAAAAATAGAGTAGAAATATATTTAGTTGATAAAGGTAATAAAATTTTATCTAAATCTAAATCTTTTAATAGGGAAAAAGCAATAAATGCAATTGCTGAGAGAAATATCAAGATTTACTTGGAACATTATATTGAAGCAATAAATGAGAATATTATAGAATGTTCTACTGTTCATGCCGAAAGAAATAATTCCTTAAAAATTAATTATTCAGGCTTAATATGGACTGCTGGATTAAGACCTTCTAGATTAAACCTAATAGATAATCTTTTAGATGAAAATAAGAAGATTAAAGTAAACGAATTTTTGCAAATAAACGAATATCACAATATTTTTTTTGTTGGTGATATCGCATTTTGTGAAAACTATCCTTTTCCTTCCTCGGCTCAAGTGGCTATGCAGCAGGGTTATTTAACAGCTCAGAATATTATTTCTCTTAGAAAGGGAAATAAACTTAAATCATTTCAATATGAAGATCTTGGGGAAATGTTGAGTCTGGGTATCAGTAATGCATCTATCACTGGATATGGAATCACTTTGGCAGGACCTCTTGCTTTTGAAATAAGGCGTTTAGCATATTTAGTGCGAATGCCGGGTTTTTCTTTATCTTTAAAATCCGCAGGATCATGGTTATTTAGTAAAAAATAA
- a CDS encoding 4'-phosphopantetheinyl transferase family protein, with product MITTQINNKSVLGLWLFLMPSKLFPITSEEKKWVKMLTPKRGLLYHFSRGCLRHAMSSMTGLGPLDIPLKAYPGKPPLLAEGWGHISMSHCSDALLIGWSSAKIGVDIERMDRKFQAHKLSKRFFTQNENYEIENLTPSKAQELVLKRWVVKEAAIKWQSGKIANNINQWIWQNKSSFAYHKKLGHKVKVYEQNHDRWIYAIALDGNSITRKPIICLN from the coding sequence ATGATTACAACTCAAATAAACAATAAAAGCGTACTAGGTCTTTGGCTTTTTTTGATGCCATCAAAACTTTTCCCAATAACCAGCGAAGAAAAAAAATGGGTTAAAATGTTAACACCAAAGAGAGGGTTGCTTTACCACTTTTCCAGAGGCTGCCTCAGACATGCTATGTCCAGCATGACAGGCTTAGGTCCTCTTGATATACCTCTTAAAGCCTATCCAGGTAAACCGCCTTTATTGGCTGAAGGATGGGGGCATATCAGTATGAGTCATTGTTCTGATGCTTTATTAATAGGATGGTCCTCAGCAAAAATTGGGGTAGATATAGAAAGAATGGATAGAAAGTTCCAAGCTCACAAATTGTCAAAACGTTTTTTCACTCAAAACGAGAATTACGAAATAGAAAATTTAACTCCAAGCAAAGCTCAAGAGCTAGTACTAAAAAGATGGGTAGTAAAAGAAGCCGCAATCAAATGGCAGAGTGGAAAGATAGCAAATAATATTAACCAATGGATTTGGCAAAATAAATCATCCTTTGCATATCATAAAAAACTTGGTCACAAAGTAAAAGTTTACGAACAAAATCATGATCGATGGATTTATGCAATCGCATTAGATGGAAACTCCATAACACGTAAACCAATAATTTGCCTTAATTAA
- a CDS encoding phosphoadenylyl-sulfate reductase, translated as MKKKSKDKYTNDLRNAAQFPQPYLMKSIHETSKDLEKLSSQAQLKWGFEQFNERFVLTTSFGIQSAVLLHMTVGLKSNQKPKVIWIDTGYLPKETYNYAEELTNLFELNLVVVQSPISPARMEASYGRLWETGLQRDLEKYHQIRKVEPLEKAFSELNVHCWASGVRKGQTTNRKSMSHVDYIRERLTLRPLLNWTKKDIFYYMEENKLPQHPLFEKGYSTVGDWHSSNAENTSTKGRSTRFGGLSEECGIHLNTQ; from the coding sequence ATGAAGAAAAAATCTAAAGACAAATACACCAATGATTTGAGAAACGCCGCTCAATTTCCTCAACCTTATCTGATGAAATCAATTCATGAGACGAGCAAAGATCTAGAGAAACTCTCCTCTCAAGCTCAACTGAAATGGGGCTTTGAGCAATTTAATGAAAGATTTGTCTTAACAACCAGTTTTGGTATCCAATCTGCTGTCTTACTTCATATGACGGTGGGATTAAAATCTAATCAAAAGCCAAAAGTTATTTGGATTGATACCGGCTACCTCCCAAAAGAAACTTATAATTACGCAGAAGAATTAACAAACCTATTTGAATTAAATTTAGTCGTTGTCCAAAGTCCCATATCCCCAGCAAGAATGGAGGCCTCATATGGTCGTCTTTGGGAAACAGGTTTACAAAGAGATCTTGAAAAATATCATCAGATTAGGAAGGTTGAACCTCTTGAAAAAGCTTTCTCAGAGCTAAATGTTCACTGCTGGGCAAGCGGAGTAAGAAAAGGACAAACTACTAATAGAAAATCCATGTCTCATGTTGATTACATTAGAGAACGTTTAACTCTCCGACCACTTTTAAACTGGACTAAAAAAGATATTTTCTATTACATGGAGGAAAATAAACTACCTCAACATCCATTATTTGAAAAGGGTTATTCCACTGTAGGGGATTGGCATTCTAGCAACGCAGAAAATACTAGTACAAAAGGAAGGTCAACGAGATTTGGAGGACTCAGTGAAGAGTGTGGGATCCATTTAAATACGCAATAA
- the bcp gene encoding thioredoxin-dependent thiol peroxidase: MTLCIGHYAPDFTLPNQDGVDISLSSFKGSRVVIYFYPKDDTPGCTKEACSFRDNWEFFKSNNIQVLGISKDASKSHIKFIDKHKLPFTLLTDSVPCPVATLYQSYGLKKFMGREYYGMMRHTFVIDEEGKVELIYLKVKSENMANQILNDLKLS, translated from the coding sequence ATGACTCTTTGTATAGGCCATTATGCACCAGATTTCACTCTCCCTAATCAAGATGGTGTTGATATCAGTCTCTCATCATTCAAAGGATCGAGAGTTGTAATTTATTTTTATCCAAAAGACGATACCCCTGGCTGCACTAAGGAAGCTTGCAGCTTTAGAGATAATTGGGAGTTTTTCAAATCAAACAATATTCAGGTTTTAGGTATTAGTAAGGATGCTTCGAAATCGCATATAAAATTTATTGATAAACATAAATTACCTTTTACACTTTTAACTGATAGTGTGCCTTGTCCTGTCGCAACCTTATATCAAAGTTATGGCTTGAAGAAATTCATGGGTAGAGAATATTATGGAATGATGAGACATACTTTCGTTATAGATGAAGAAGGCAAAGTTGAATTAATATACTTAAAAGTAAAATCAGAAAATATGGCTAATCAGATTCTCAATGATCTTAAATTGAGTTGA
- a CDS encoding anhydro-N-acetylmuramic acid kinase yields MRVLGLMSGTSADGIDAVLVEFKGDPSKPKWKILNTASYEYPSSTREKIIQVGQGLKISSKDWLELAEEITELNAFAARVCDPDSTAQVVGCHGQTLFHRGVKKSQRGGSLQILLGPLLANLLDQIVIYDFRSKDIASGGHGAPLVALVDEALVGRLYGWRGVLNLGGIANLTIIPPITGIDKTAECLGWDCGPANSLIDLAINESTNSSLKFDQEGLLASLGIPKLAIIEKWLRDPFFHLEPPRSTGREQFGSQDLQRRKKELGNISTEDLLSTLTTFTASIISQDLDNLFRLKNIRLIDLLVAGGGTKNLFLMRQLEQQCCGVTVRQINEIGMPSQYREALVFATLSWWNFLGKKVNPKYVTGANKSILYGVRVDP; encoded by the coding sequence ATGCGTGTATTGGGGTTGATGAGTGGTACTAGTGCTGATGGAATAGATGCAGTTTTAGTTGAATTTAAAGGTGACCCTTCAAAGCCAAAATGGAAAATTTTAAATACAGCTTCTTATGAATATCCTTCCTCAACCAGAGAAAAAATAATACAAGTTGGTCAAGGATTAAAAATTAGTAGCAAAGATTGGCTTGAGTTGGCCGAGGAAATAACTGAATTAAATGCTTTTGCAGCAAGGGTTTGTGATCCTGATTCAACCGCACAGGTTGTTGGATGTCACGGACAAACTTTATTTCATAGAGGTGTAAAAAAATCTCAAAGAGGAGGAAGTCTGCAAATTCTTTTAGGACCTTTACTTGCAAATCTTTTAGATCAAATTGTTATTTATGATTTCAGATCAAAGGATATTGCTTCAGGTGGTCATGGTGCTCCTTTGGTAGCGTTAGTCGATGAAGCCTTAGTTGGAAGACTATACGGATGGAGAGGAGTTCTAAACCTTGGTGGCATTGCTAATCTTACAATTATTCCACCTATAACTGGAATTGATAAAACTGCTGAATGCTTAGGCTGGGATTGCGGACCAGCTAATTCTTTGATTGATTTAGCTATTAACGAAAGTACTAATTCATCTTTAAAGTTTGACCAGGAAGGATTATTAGCATCTCTAGGGATACCTAAACTAGCAATCATAGAAAAGTGGTTGCGGGATCCTTTTTTTCATTTAGAACCTCCCCGATCTACAGGCAGAGAGCAATTTGGTTCTCAAGATTTACAAAGGAGGAAAAAGGAATTGGGTAATATATCAACAGAAGATTTACTGTCCACATTAACTACATTTACTGCATCAATAATCTCTCAAGATTTAGATAATCTTTTTAGGCTTAAAAATATACGTCTGATTGACCTTTTGGTTGCTGGAGGCGGAACTAAAAATTTATTTTTAATGAGGCAACTAGAGCAACAATGTTGTGGTGTAACTGTCCGTCAAATAAATGAAATTGGTATGCCATCACAGTATAGGGAGGCACTTGTCTTTGCAACTTTATCTTGGTGGAATTTTTTAGGGAAAAAGGTTAATCCTAAGTACGTAACAGGAGCAAATAAATCTATTTTATATGGAGTACGAGTCGATCCTTGA
- a CDS encoding type III pantothenate kinase gives MYSEENYLMIGNTRWHWASKIKKDWKFFHTSPNPIEFKDKDYSKLTWASVGPIPEDIKLCPSKKIILDDIPLNNLPASLGIDRALASWSAFKKYSSLKSKEQDFLVIDAGTILSVTKITNKGDFAGGQLISGFRLQLSSMGKGALNLETPIDKNIPTEIFQYETHNAMIRGSINGLIGFIMKIFEETKLPIWMCGGDAPIILNELKNTNIDINHCPNLVLEGMIDINEKINSI, from the coding sequence GTGTACTCAGAAGAAAATTACTTAATGATTGGTAATACAAGATGGCATTGGGCAAGCAAGATAAAAAAAGATTGGAAATTTTTTCATACTTCACCAAATCCAATCGAATTTAAAGATAAAGATTATTCTAAATTAACTTGGGCCTCAGTAGGGCCAATCCCTGAGGATATTAAATTATGCCCTTCAAAAAAAATAATTTTAGATGATATTCCCTTAAACAATCTTCCAGCTAGTTTAGGAATTGATAGAGCTCTTGCTTCATGGAGTGCTTTTAAAAAGTACTCATCTTTAAAAAGCAAAGAACAAGATTTTCTTGTCATAGATGCAGGTACAATCTTAAGCGTCACAAAGATAACAAACAAAGGAGATTTTGCTGGTGGTCAACTAATTTCTGGTTTCAGACTTCAATTATCTTCAATGGGAAAAGGTGCATTAAATTTAGAAACTCCCATTGATAAAAATATCCCAACTGAAATATTTCAATACGAGACTCATAATGCAATGATAAGAGGCTCAATAAATGGGTTAATAGGATTTATCATGAAAATTTTTGAAGAGACAAAGTTACCAATATGGATGTGCGGAGGTGATGCACCGATCATATTAAATGAACTTAAAAATACAAATATTGATATAAATCACTGTCCAAATCTAGTTCTAGAAGGAATGATTGATATAAACGAAAAAATCAACTCAATTTAA
- a CDS encoding SLC13 family permease, with the protein MNEILTVLENPKAVITLAVLIIAVFLFVSSALAPELTGLLSVALLMATGVLSPQKALAGFGSPALITLMGLFAVSAALFKSGALDRLRELIASESIRTPRRLIALLGLVVAPVSGVVPNTPVVASLLPVIEAWCIKRKLSPSRVLLPLSFATVLGGTLTLLGSSVNLLVSDISDQLGYGSFDLFTFTAIGVPIWLFGTAYMLLAPQSLLPDRGKISSEYGGSSDQTGYFTEVTIPSDSELVGHSLRNSRLQRRFDVDVLEIQRENEILLPPLADRIIHSGDRLLIRITRSDLLRLKQEHTVQLNKNLNIEKNFFLSNVDESQQTVEVLLPAGSTLAGASLRELRFRQRHNATVLALRRGQQTVQERLGQAILREGDVLLLQAPRDSIRGLQDSNDLLVLDQFDNDIPTVTRKPIAIGIAIAMLIIPSITDLPLVASVLMAVIGMVWGGCLRPAEVQRSIRLDVILLLGSLSSFSVAMQTTGLADAFANILIFILQDLPNYTALLVIFLSTTIFTQFVSNAASVALLAPIAVQLAPSMGLPPLALLITVLFGASQSFLTPMGYQTNLMVFGPGRYQFLDVTRYGAGLTILMTFLVPWLILLKYSIY; encoded by the coding sequence ATGAATGAGATATTAACTGTTTTAGAGAATCCTAAAGCTGTCATAACTTTGGCAGTATTGATTATTGCAGTTTTTTTGTTCGTAAGTAGTGCTTTGGCTCCTGAACTTACTGGGCTTTTGAGCGTTGCATTATTGATGGCTACAGGAGTTCTTTCTCCTCAAAAAGCATTGGCTGGTTTTGGAAGCCCTGCTTTGATTACATTGATGGGGTTATTTGCAGTCTCTGCTGCACTTTTTAAAAGTGGTGCCCTTGATCGTTTAAGAGAGTTAATTGCTTCTGAAAGTATTCGAACTCCTCGCAGATTAATAGCTTTGCTTGGATTAGTTGTTGCTCCTGTTTCAGGTGTAGTCCCCAATACGCCTGTAGTTGCTTCACTTTTGCCAGTAATCGAAGCGTGGTGCATTAAGCGAAAACTATCTCCATCTCGTGTATTGCTACCATTATCTTTCGCGACGGTTTTGGGTGGAACTTTAACTCTTTTAGGTAGTTCAGTGAATTTGTTGGTCAGCGATATTAGTGATCAACTTGGCTACGGTTCTTTTGATCTATTTACGTTTACGGCAATAGGAGTGCCTATATGGCTATTTGGGACAGCATATATGTTGTTAGCTCCACAATCTCTACTACCTGATAGAGGGAAGATTAGTTCTGAGTATGGAGGCAGTTCGGATCAGACAGGTTATTTTACGGAAGTTACAATTCCGTCTGATTCTGAACTTGTTGGACATTCATTGAGAAATAGCCGTTTACAAAGAAGATTTGATGTTGATGTTTTGGAAATACAGCGAGAAAATGAAATACTTTTACCACCCTTAGCTGATCGTATAATTCATTCTGGCGATCGCTTGTTGATAAGAATTACTCGCTCCGATCTTTTGCGTTTAAAACAAGAGCATACTGTTCAGTTAAATAAAAACTTAAATATTGAAAAAAATTTTTTTCTGTCCAATGTTGATGAAAGCCAACAAACTGTAGAGGTTCTTCTGCCAGCTGGTTCAACCTTGGCTGGTGCAAGTTTGCGTGAATTGCGATTTAGACAAAGACACAATGCCACTGTTTTAGCTTTAAGACGAGGTCAGCAAACTGTTCAAGAACGATTGGGTCAAGCAATTTTAAGAGAAGGAGACGTATTACTCCTACAAGCTCCTAGAGATTCAATTCGAGGGTTACAAGATAGTAATGACCTTCTGGTTTTAGATCAATTTGACAATGATATACCTACTGTTACAAGAAAACCGATAGCAATTGGCATCGCTATCGCTATGTTGATCATTCCCTCAATTACTGATTTGCCTTTAGTAGCTTCTGTTTTAATGGCAGTAATTGGGATGGTGTGGGGTGGATGTTTAAGGCCCGCAGAGGTCCAAAGATCAATTCGACTTGATGTAATCCTTTTGCTTGGATCTCTTTCTAGTTTTAGTGTTGCCATGCAGACCACTGGCCTTGCTGATGCTTTTGCAAATATTTTAATTTTTATATTGCAAGATTTACCTAATTACACTGCTTTACTAGTTATTTTTCTTTCGACTACTATTTTTACTCAATTTGTTAGTAACGCTGCATCGGTAGCTCTTTTAGCACCAATAGCTGTTCAATTGGCGCCAAGCATGGGCCTACCTCCTTTGGCTTTATTGATAACAGTTCTTTTTGGTGCGAGTCAATCTTTTCTTACTCCTATGGGGTATCAGACAAATCTGATGGTATTTGGACCTGGGCGTTATCAGTTTTTAGATGTAACTAGATACGGAGCTGGTTTGACAATTTTGATGACGTTTCTTGTCCCTTGGTTGATTTTATTAAAGTATAGTATTTATTAA
- a CDS encoding ribbon-helix-helix domain-containing protein: protein MATRQNSSNGKQKSPRIQVVLPEDLCEKLSALAETESRTVSNMAKVLIQEGVKNHELKEGSASNELETKKTKTQNFIKSLEKQKTQRLKGIPKRLRFKRN from the coding sequence ATGGCTACTCGTCAAAACTCATCGAACGGGAAGCAAAAATCGCCTCGCATACAAGTTGTTCTACCAGAAGATTTATGTGAAAAATTGTCAGCATTAGCCGAAACAGAATCTAGAACTGTGAGCAATATGGCCAAAGTTTTAATTCAAGAAGGAGTTAAAAATCACGAGTTAAAAGAAGGTTCAGCATCTAATGAATTAGAAACAAAAAAAACAAAAACACAAAATTTTATAAAATCATTAGAAAAACAAAAAACACAAAGACTAAAAGGTATTCCAAAAAGATTAAGATTTAAAAGAAATTAA
- a CDS encoding TrkH family potassium uptake protein, with amino-acid sequence MSIRQETYRRLTVPQFTVVTGLIVITCGTLLLATPICSNSSVGLWEALFTATSAVTVTGLSIIDVGLDLTFFGQLILAIMLLIGGLGLMAITTFLQGFIVSGTELKTRLDRGKTLDEFGVGGVGTTFKGIAITAAILICLGAVTLYFFGFNNITNSSDRIWASVFHSISAYNNAGFSLWTNSLQDYRNNWVVNFVLIVLIVLGGFGWRVTNDIWINRRSLKLRNLSLHTRLVIRSSFILICLGFLGLIFTESLARGSFFSLIDFDDRMLTALFTSVSARTAGFTNLPISVESVSDSGLLLIMFLMFIGASPGGTGGGIKTTTIAALMATTRATLRGQNEIIIRNRQISDKVVLKAVGITVGSFLFVLIMALLLSLSNGFNVGDNFSFLEMLFTCISAFATVGFDLGVTSELGHLGQLILIIGMFVGRLGILLFLSAIWQALYKSKLQHRNRIGYPREDLYV; translated from the coding sequence GTGAGTATTAGGCAAGAAACTTATAGAAGGCTTACTGTTCCACAGTTCACTGTGGTAACAGGATTAATTGTGATTACTTGTGGAACGTTATTATTAGCGACTCCTATTTGTTCTAATTCAAGTGTAGGCCTATGGGAGGCATTATTTACTGCAACTTCTGCTGTCACAGTTACGGGATTGTCAATTATTGATGTAGGGCTAGATTTGACATTTTTTGGACAACTAATTTTGGCAATTATGTTACTAATTGGTGGCCTAGGCTTGATGGCAATTACTACATTTTTACAGGGCTTTATTGTTAGTGGAACAGAATTGAAAACACGACTTGATAGAGGAAAAACCTTGGATGAATTTGGAGTAGGTGGTGTTGGAACAACTTTTAAAGGAATAGCTATAACAGCAGCTATACTTATTTGTTTAGGCGCTGTTACTTTATATTTTTTTGGCTTTAATAATATAACTAACTCAAGCGATAGGATTTGGGCATCAGTTTTTCATAGTATCTCTGCCTATAACAATGCAGGCTTCAGTTTGTGGACTAACAGTTTACAAGATTATAGAAACAACTGGGTCGTGAACTTTGTTTTAATTGTCTTAATTGTATTAGGTGGTTTTGGATGGAGAGTGACAAATGATATTTGGATAAATCGTAGATCATTAAAATTAAGAAACTTAAGTCTTCATACACGCTTAGTAATTAGATCCTCTTTCATATTAATTTGCCTGGGTTTTTTGGGTTTAATTTTTACTGAATCATTAGCTAGGGGTAGTTTCTTTTCATTAATTGATTTTGACGATCGTATGTTAACTGCTTTATTTACCTCTGTTAGTGCTCGAACTGCAGGCTTTACGAATTTGCCGATATCAGTCGAAAGTGTCTCTGATTCAGGTCTTCTATTGATCATGTTTCTAATGTTTATTGGGGCAAGTCCTGGTGGTACTGGAGGAGGGATTAAGACCACAACTATTGCTGCATTAATGGCGACTACAAGAGCAACTTTGCGAGGTCAAAATGAAATTATTATTCGTAATCGTCAAATATCTGACAAGGTAGTTCTCAAAGCTGTTGGAATAACAGTTGGTTCATTTTTATTTGTATTAATTATGGCCCTGTTATTAAGCTTAAGTAATGGATTCAATGTTGGAGACAATTTTTCATTTTTAGAAATGCTTTTTACATGTATTTCTGCCTTTGCGACCGTAGGTTTCGATCTTGGTGTTACATCTGAGCTAGGACATCTAGGTCAATTAATACTTATTATAGGGATGTTTGTTGGCAGGCTAGGTATCCTTTTATTCTTGAGCGCTATATGGCAAGCTCTTTATAAGAGCAAGCTTCAACATCGTAATCGAATTGGGTACCCGAGGGAGGATCTCTATGTTTAA